The nucleotide sequence CAGCCGCTGGGCGGCCGCCGCGCACAGAGCCGCTTCCGCCGAACCCTCACCGAAACGCGTCCACGGGTGGTCGAGATCGGTTCCCAGGCGGTCGGCCAGCGCACTCATCTGCTCGGCCGCCAGGAGCGAGGAGTGGTTTTGCGGGTGGCCCTCGGTGGGGAGCCCGTAGCCCTTGACCGTGTACGCAAAGATGACGGTCGGGCGGGTGTCGTCGACACCGGCGAACGCATCCGTCAGCGCGCCGATGTCGTGGCCGCCCAGGTTGCGCAGCGCCGCCAGGAGCGAGAAGTCGTCCAGGGGGGCGATGAGGTCGGCGATCGGCCCGGCGGTCGAGCCGGTGCCGGGCAGGCGCTCGCGCAGCTCGCCGGCGGAGCAGCGCAGCAGGCGCTGGTATTCGGGGTTGCCCATGGCATCGATACGAGCGCGCAGGGCCTCGCCGCCGGGCCGGGTGAACAACTCCTGTAGGAGATGCCCGTACTTGAGGGAGATCACCTGCCAGCCGGCCGCGGCGAACATGCCCTGCAGCTTGTCCGCGGCGATGCCGGGGATGACTCGGTCGAGGGACTGCCGGTTGAGGTCGACGACCCACACCACTTCGCCCAGGCCCGGCACCATCGGATCCTGGATGGCTTCCCAGATCGCGCCTTCGTCCAGCTCGGCGTCGCCGAGCAGGGAGTACTGGCGCCCCCTCCCGGCACCGCCGAAGCGCCCCTCCACGTAGCGCCGGGCGAGAGCGCCCCACAGGGGAGCGGTGGCGCCGATACCGACCGAACCGGTGGAGTAGTCGACCGGGTCGGGGTCCTTGGAGCGACTGGGGTAGCTCTGCAGACCGCCGAAGGCACGCAGCGTGGTCAGATAGGACTCGTCCAGCTCGCCCAGCAAGTAGTTGATCGCATGCAACACCGGTGAGGCGTGAGGCTTGACCGACACCCGGTCCTCGGCAGTCAGTGCATGAAACCACAGCGCCGTCATGATCGAGGTCATCGAGGCACTGGACGCCTGGTGACCGCCCACCTTCAGCCCCGAAGGGTTCGGCCGCACCCGGTTGGCGTGGTCGATGATCGCGGTGGACAGCCACAGCACCCGTTGTTCGACCGACTCCAGCGCGGCAAGCTCCTCCGCCTGGGCTGGACCGCCGTTGCCGCCGGCCGACCTCAGTTCCGCGATCATCACAGACCACCTCCGTATTCGGCACCATGCCTTAGGAATTTCGCGTTATGCTCCGCCAGAAGACGGGTAACTCTGCGACTGCACAAAATTTTTCTTATAGATCGAGCATTCTGCTCGGATTCGGGCCACCTGATCGGCTGGCCCGGGGCGCTGGACCGGTTCGCACCGGCCTTAAGACGCGCCCCCATCACGCGCCTTGGCTGACGGCAGAGAGTCGACTGCTCGCAGGACATCTGTCAGCCATGCGACCTGCCCGTCGAACTGTGACAGCTTCCCAGGCCGTACCCACCGGTATGCCTTGTGCTCCCAGTTGAGAGTGAGCCGGCGTTGACTGGTACAGGCCAAAAAAGTGTGGACGGTCCAGTCCGGCCCGCCACGAGGGTCGGCCAGACGCAGCGTGGGGCCCGCAGTCAGCCGCTCCAGAGCGCGGGCGGGGAGCAGAGTCTCCTCCCAGATCTCCTGGATGGCTTGCCGTACCGGGTCGCTGTCAGCGTCCAGATATCCGGTGATGCAGTGCCACAAGCCTGCATCATGCTGGACAGATCCACTGCGCTTGAACAACCCGATGCGCCCTCGCCACATGAGGATGACAGCGACTACCTGCCGCGGGCCCTGAGACCTGGGGCGACCGGACTCATTCAGGGACTGTGCCCCTGCTGAAGCCTGGGAGACCGCCCCGCGACCACCGCCTTCGGCACGGACACCCGGGGAGGACCCGACGCGCTTCATCTGGTGCCTCCTTCATGCGACGGTCTGGCCCAGGAAAAGTCCCCTAGCGGGCAGGAGCTCTTCGCGTTTCTGATCACCTACCGGACGTCCTGCCGCGCGGAAGCACGAGGTTTGACACTCCCTGACGACGACCTCGCGTGCCACCGGTCCGTTCACGTCGTTCACCGGATGCGGCTCTCGCTCCCGGCCCACGCCTTGTCCCGCAACACAAACTTCTGGATCTTTCCGGTGGAGGTCTTCGGCAACTCGGTGAACGTGACCGTCTTCGGCGCTTTGAACCGGGCCAGCCTGCCCCGCACATGCTCGATGATCTCCGCCTCGGTGGCTGTAGCGCCTTCCCGCAGGCTCACATAGGCGGCAGGGACCTCACCCCAGCGCTCGTCCGGCACCGCGATCACCGCCACCTCCAGTACCGCCGGATGATCCATGATCGCCTGCTCCACCTCGACCGACGCGATGTTCTCCCCACCCGAGATGATCACGTCCTTCGAGCGGTCACGCAGCTCCACGTACCCGTCGGGGTGCAGGATGCCGATGTCCCCGGTCCGGAACCATCCGTCCGGCACCGCTGCCAAGGTGGCCTCCGGGTCGTCGAGGTAGCCGAGCATGAGGTTGTTGCCGCGCAACGCGATCTGCCCCGTGGTGACACCGTCCGCGGGGACGTCCGTGCCGTCGTCCGCGATCACCCGCGGCACGCACGAGATCATGTTCCCGACGCCCTGGCGCGCCTTGAGCCGCGCTTGTGCCGCGGCGTCGCGGTCGTTCCACTCCGGGCGCCAGTCGCACAGCATCGCTGGGCCGTAAGTCTCGGTCAGCCCGTACAGGTGCGTGACCTCGAACCCCAGCTCCGCCGTCCGCCGCAGGATCGCCGGCGACGGCGGCGCCCCACCGGTGGCGATCCGCACCGTGCGGTCCAGTGGTGCGGCCTCTTGGGCGTGGGCGATCATCGACAGCACCGTCGGCGCCCCGTTGAGGTGCGTGACGCCCTCCTCCCGGAGCAGTCGCCAGATCTCCGCCGGATTCACCTTCGGCAGGCAGACGTGCGTCCCAGCCGCCGCGGTCACCGCCCACGGGAACGTCCATCCGTTGCAGTGGAACATCGGCAGCGTCCACAGGTGCACGCTCGACGGCGTCAGTCCGGTGTGCCCCACCATCGCCACGGCCTGGAGGAACGCGCCCCGGTGGTGGTACATCACGCCCTTCGGGCGGCCCGTGGTCCCCGAGGTGTAGTTGATCGACAGCAGCGCCCGTTCGTCGGTAGGGGTCAGATGCAGTGGCTCCGCCGCGGCCAGCAGATCCTCGTATTCCCGCCCCGCCCTGATCCGGTGCGGTGGGGCGGCCAGCCGGGCCAGGGCCTCGTCCACCAACGCGTCGAACGACGGGTCGTGGATCAGCACGGACGCCTTGGAGTGCTCCAGGATGTAGGCGACCTCGCCCACCGACAGCCGGGTGTTCACCGCGACCAGCGGCACCCCCGCCCACGGCACCCCGTAGTGCGCCTCCAGCGGCACATGCGTGTTCGGCGCCAGCACCGCCACCGGACGCCCCCCGGCCAACGAGGCCAGCCCGCCCGCCAACCGCTGACACCGATCACGCAGCTCCGCATAGGTCCACCGGGACCGCCCATCCACCACCGCGACCCGATCCCCGTGCGCCGCCGCGGCACGATCCAGATACGACGTCGGGGTCAACGGCTCGAAGGACAGGGAGCCCGGGTCGCGGGTCATCGCACCGCTCCGGGCACCGGGACGCCGGTCGTGATCAGGAGGGTGCCGTTGTCGTGGCGTTCGGTGAGGATGTCGCCGGTGCCGTGGTTGTAGAGGTCGGTCATCGGCGGGTCTCCTTGTGGTGTGTGGGGTTGTGCTGGGAGTGGAACTGGCGGAGTGCTTCTTGGTGGGCGGGGCGTGCGGCTCGGATGTCGGCGAGTACGTCGTCGGCGGGGCGGATGACGTTGCGGGGGTTTTTGAAGTGGGGGATCACGTACTTGCCGAAGAGTTCGATCGAGCGCATGAGCTGGTGGTGGGGGAGGCTGTCGACGCGTAGGACGAGTGCGTCGACGCCCATGTCGGCGTATCGCTGTACGTGTTCGATGCAGTGGTCCGGGTCGCCGACCATGAAGCCTTGGGAGCGCTCGAACATGTACTCCTCGTCGTCGAAGTCGATGTCTTTGACGGCTCCCATGTAGGCGTAGTCCTGTGAGAGCTTGGAGAGCCGTTCGTAGGCGTCGGTGGAGAGTTTGGCCATCTCGAAGAGGGGTTTGGCTTCGGTGCGGGCCTGTGCTGTTGTCTCGGCGCAGTGCATGCCGCCTGAGATCGCGACCATCTTGCGTGGTGTGATCGGGTGGGGGTGGTCGGTGGCGGCGAGTGTCTTGTCGTAGAGCTTCACCATGTTTTCGACGAGGTCGTATCCGAGGTAGAGGCCGCCCATGATGGCGCCGATGCCCATGGTGGCCGCGGTTTCGACGGAGCTGGGGCTGCCGGCGGCGGCTGAGATGGGCGGGTAGGGCGTTTGGAGGGGCTTGGGGACCAGGCTGCGGGGCGGGATCTTGTAGTGCTCGCCCACGTAGGAGAACGGGTCGTCCAGGAAGGCGCGGCGGATGAGTTCGACGCCTTCTCGCCACTGGGACTTGTTCTCGGACGGGTCGACTTCGAACGCGCGCAGGGCGAGGGTGGTGTTGCCGCGTCCGGTGCCGAGTTCGACGCGGCCGTTGGAGAGGATGTCCTCGGTCGCGACGCGCTCGGCCACGCGCAGTGCGTGGTTCATCCGTGTCGGCAGCAGTGTCACGAGGTGGATGAAGCGGATCCGGCTGGTGAGAGCCATCAGGTACGGGTAGAGCACCTCCGGAGCGGAGACCGAGGCCGTCCCGAGGGCGACGTGCTGCTCGGAACTGCCGAAGGCATCGAAGCCGACGCGCTCGGCGAGCAGTACCTCCTCGACCAGTTCCCGGTAGCGGTGCTCATGCGTGAGCCCGACCGGGGTGTCCCCCTCGGTCATGAGGATGAAGTCCATACCGACCCTTCCGTCGAATGTTATTCGCCAATAACGTAGGACGTAGTTCAGCCCAGGTCAAGGCCCCAGAAAGGGCAACAGGCGTTACCTTGCGATAACAACTGGTCGCCCAGGCGCGCACGGGAGGGGTCGCGGCCAGGGCGACCCCGGTCGCACCGCGACCGACGGCCGCACAGGCGGCAGCGGACTGACGTGGCACCCAGTTCGTTACTGTGCACTAACGGCGTCGCCTCTCCATTCGGGGACTTGACCGCACCTAAGCCAAGCCTTACGTTATTCGTCAATAACATTCGAGGAAAGGATCGGTATGGACGTCATCGTCATGGCTGAGGGGGACATCCCGACGGGGCTCGCACGGGAGCACCGCTACCGAGAGCTGGTCGAGGAGGCGCTACTCGCAGAGCATGTCGACGTTGATGCCTTCGGTGGCTGCCACGACCTTCCCGCCCGAGCTGCCCGCGAGGTGTGGAATGGCTGACCAAGTCCAAGGGCTGGACGCGGCTGCCTTCCGTTCGGCGTTGGCCCGCTTCCCTTCCGGCGTGACGATCGTGACGACCCGAAGCGCCGGGGGCACGTCGCATGGGTTCACCGCGAGTTCCTTCGCGGCGCTGTCGCTTGATCCACCACTTGTTCTCGTTTGTCTGGACCAAGGAGCGGACTGCTTCTCAGCTTTCATAGCGGCTGAGCAGTTCGTCGTGAACATCGTGACGCCCGCGCATGCGAAGTTGGCCATGAGGTTCGCCACCAAGGGCGAGGACAAGTTCGCACACGGGAGCTTCGAGTCCGACGAGGGCGGACACCCGATACTGCCCGACGCCGCAGCGGTCATCCGCTGCGAGCTGGAGCAAGCCGTACCCGGCGGAGATCACGTCATTCTCATCGGTCGTGTGCACGACGCACGCATAGGTAGCGGCAAGCCGGTGATGTGGTACCGCGGTGATTTCCTCCACCTCGGGCAGAGCGTCACATGAATGACATCGGGCCCGGCTCGTCAGCTCCGGTGGATCGCACGAGTGGTTCATCCACGCGCGGCGCGCGGTGTGGTGGAACCCTCCGCTCGGGCCGTGCTGCGGGGCCGTCCGGTGGGTGATTCCGTGGAGTTCGACCGCGTGAAGATCGGGAACGTGCTGCACCCGGTGGCCGACATCGACGCCGCCGTGCGCTTCTACACCGACACCTTCGGCCTGGCCACGAAGTTCGTCGACGGCGACCGCTACGCCGCCCTCGACGCCGGCAGCACCACGTTGGCCCTGACCGGCCCGGCCGAGGACGTCACCGGTGGGGTGCCCGCGGCGTCGTTCAAGGTCCCCGACGTGACCTCGGCGCTCACCGCCCTCGTACAAGGCGGCGGATCCGTAGTCCGGGAGCCCGAGCAGGGCCCGCACGAGGTCCGAGCCGTGGCCCGGGACCCATGGGGCAACACCGTAGTGATCTACGGGCCGCGGTAGCGGTCAGTCCGGTAGCGGATCGGCCTCCGCCGTGCCCCAGACCGAGACGTCGGATGCCATGGACATTCCTGTTCGTGTCCCTCCCCGGCCGTCGGCCAGATCCCAGATCTTCTGCGCGCCGGAACGACCTGCGCGTCCGAGGCACCAACGCTCGCCGACCGCGTCACCTGCCCTCCAAGCCCGGAAGGTTTCCGTGCACCCCGTCTTCCCCTCACCCTCACCCGATCGCCCGCCGGCACCGGACCAACGGCCACGTAGGCACCTGCGCCCACTCGGTGAAGAACATGAAGACCAGATAGACGACTCCGACGGCCCAGAGGTTGGTTGCTGCGATGAGGAGTGCGAAGACCGGCCAAGCGATGACGGCGAAGATGATGTTGGACGCCAGCAGGATGGGCTTGCGGTCGTAGCGATCCGTCAACTTGCCCGTCCATGGGTAGGTGAGGGTGGCCAGGGCGATGCACAACGCTGAGGTCCAGGCGACGCCTGTGGCGGAGAATCCTTCCTCCTGCAGGAAGATGGCGAAGTAGGCAACGCCGAAGTAGCCGGTGCCGTTGAACGCGATAGCCAGGCCCGCCACGCGGGCAACCGACAGCGGGTGGCTACGCAGAGCGGCCAGCATCGGGCTGCGTACGATCGCGGCCTTCTCCTTCAGCTCTTGGAATTGAGGCGACTCCTCGACCCGCAGCCGAGCCTGCAGACACACCACAGTGAGGACCAGTGAGAGGAGGAACGGAATCCGCCAGCCCCACGTTGCCATCTGGTCGGCCGGAACCAGCAGACGGACCAGCCCTACGACGCCAGCGGCCACGGCGAACCCGAGAGTAGACCCCATGGAAACCGTCGATCCGTAGAAGCCCCGCTTGCCGGGCGACGCCAGCTCGGCGATGTAGGTGGCAGCGCCACCGATCTCACCACCGGCAGCGAACCCTTGGGCGAGTCGCACAACGATGATTGCGATCGTCCCGGCGACTCCAATCTGTCCGTAGGTGGGCAGCAGGCCCATCACGCCGCACGCCACGCCCATCATCACGATCGTCGCGACGAGGGCTGTCCGGCGGCCGCGGCGGTCGCCGAGGCGACTGAAGAACCAGCCACCGAGCGGACGGATGAGGTAGGACGACGCGAACACCGCGAGCGCGGACAGGGTTGAGACCGTCGGATTGTCGCTGGGGAAGAACAACGGTCCGATGGTGAGCGTCAGAAACCCATAGACACTGAAGTCGTAGTACTCGATCAGTGTCCCGACGCCGCCCGCCAGCGATGCACGCCGGGCGGACCTCAAGCTGATCGTCTTTTCGGAATGTTGTGCCGTCGTCATTGGCTCTCCTTGTCACACCAGGATGGGAGATGCGCCGTTCGGCCGCCCTCGCCGCGCGAGGGCGGCGCCGTTACGTTGCTCGGCGCGATCAGGGGGTGGGTCCTGACTGGACCCTTCCGTCGGGTCAGGCTCCGAGGCACTGTGGCGAGGTCGATAGTTGCCGGTGCCCGGTGCTGCCTCAGGGGGCTGAAGCCCCCATCTCTCTGGGTTCGAGCCGCGCAGGCGTCAGGGCTACCTCGTCGGTGACTGCTGATTCGACGACTGCGGGATGACCATCGGATGATGGGGCGCATTGATGGAGCGCCGCCGATCGCATGCCATACCTCGTGGGTCAGCAAGAACTGCGTACGCACACACTCGATGCACTTCGCATGTGCTGACTCTGACCCGTCGTACACAGACGCGCAATGCACTGATACGACTGGACTAATTCAAATTCCACAAGCATGGATGCAGAAGAGACATGGTCCGGGAGTGGCGCGCAGGAATGGAATTAAGTCAGCATTGCCGAACGACTCAAGCCGCAGGGCGGTCCGGGGAACCGAGCTGCTCGGCCCAGGACAGAAGCCCGAGATGATCTGTGGTCGTCGTGCCTTTGGCGCGCTCACCGAGTCTGCGTCGCGGCGCCGACTCGCGCTGCTTGGATCTGTTGCCGTGTCAGGTCGGGAGCTGCATGAGTCCACCCATTGCTGTATACGCGTCAGCAGACGTAGGGGCCATGGCCAACCCATCAAGGTTCTTCGCTAATGCGACCGCTACCGTAGGTGGTTCGCGATCACTGTGTCGTCATTCCCGCCGTACATTTCATCGATCAACGTGGCGAATGAACTCACTACCGCGTTCCGCTTGACCTTGCCGTTCGCGGTCCGCTCGCCGCGTTCGGCCTCGAGGGGCCGAGGCAGCACGCGGAAGTCCTTCAGCTGTTGCGCGCGCGAGGTCCGTGTTGACTCGCCCGAGCTCAGCTCGCAGGCGTTCGGACAGTGCCGCCGTAGTCAGCGCCTTGGCCTGCGCGCTCGGCTCGAGCAGCACGGTGAGGCACTTGCGCGCGTCGCCCACGACGATCGCTTCGCTGATCAGCGAGCTCTCCTTCAGCCGGGTTTCGATCGGCTGCGGATTGATCGTTTTGCCGCCGCTGGTGATGATCAGGTCCTTCTTTCGGCCGATGAGGCGGATCTCACCGTGCGCGCTACGCTTAATCAGGTCGCCGGTACGGAACCAACCGTCCTGCAGAACGGCATCAGTCTCTTCCGGGTTGCGCAAGTATTCGCGGAACAGCAGTGGTGCGCGGACCAGCATCTCACCATCATGTGCGACCTCGACCTCGAAGCGTGCGCAGCTCCTCCCACGTTGTCCCGGTGGTTGCCTCAGATAGCGCCGGGGGGCGGTGTCCATGCCGACGACGAGCCGCAGCTTCGGTGCGCGGGCTGCGATCTCCGCCACCTTGTTGAGCTCCGTGGTTGTCTCGCCCATAAAGGCCACTGCCTCGCTGTGCGCCAGGATCTGCTCGATCTCGGCGGGCGAGTTGGTCGGGTAGACGCCGACCACCACGCCGCCGACACTCTGCACGGCCAGTGCGGCGAAGGCCCATTCCGGGCGTGCGCTGCTCATCACCGCGACGCGATCGCCGTGCCGCACGCCGTGCTCGACAAGGCCGAGCGCGATCTCGCGTACTCGGTCTCGGTACGTCCGCCACGTGATCGCGTGCACAACCCCATCGCGCCAGTGGCGCAGCGCAACGATGTTGGGCTCAGAGCGCGCACGATCAAGCAACAGCTGCGGATGCGTCCGGATCGGTTCAAAATTCATCAGATCCATCACACGGCCTCTCCGCAGATCCACGAGAGCTGACGAGCCAGGTGATGTCATCCATGTAACACCCTGCCCGAGGTGGAGGAAATCACCGCGGTACCACGTCATCGGCTCGCAGAGTTCAACAGCGGCCTTGATCCCGACATCGTCGCGGCGACCATCCGCACCGCCGCGATCAACGCGCTGCTCGTCCCCGCGGACGCGATCTGACAAGAAGAGTACGGCTCGATCGCCCTCCGCAGCACACCGGATCCTTCGACATCCGGCCGAGTCTGCCCAGGCCTAGGCGGTCAAGGACATCACCTCACCCACGACACTGCGCGAGCGTTGGCTTGGGGAGATGCTGTTCGCGGTCCTGGACGACTTCTCCCTGCACCGGCACGCGGTCCACCCTGGACCGCTGCCGACGACGCGGAGCCAACGCTCGCCGCCAGCGGTTCGCCGACATCCGGGTCACCCCGAAGAGCCGGGTCACCTCCCGGGCACCAGCCCCGGCCTGGATCAGGTCAGCGGCTACGAGCCGCGCCCTTGAAGACCGCTCTTCTTGTCAGCTCGCGTCCGCGGGGACGAGCAGCGCGTTGATCGCGGCGGTGCGGATGGTCGTCGCGACGATGTCGGGATCGAGGCCGCTGTTGAACTGGGGTACCGCGTTGATCATCGAGAAGACGGCGTGTGTGAGAACGCGGGTCTGCGCGTCTGACAGGTCGGGCCGCAGCCGGGTGACCAGTCCGCTCCACTCTTCGGCGTAGAGGCGCATCATGCGTCGCATGCGATGGCGTTCGTCCTCGGGGACGTTGTGTTCGTTCTTCAGGAACACCAGCGTGGACGGAACGTTCTGGAGACTGCGTTTGACGTGGTAATCGATCATCTCCTCAAGTGCCTTGCGTGGATCCGTCACCTCGGCTGCCGTCTTGCGGGCATGAGCCAGCAGTTCGTCCAGCGGATCCTCGAGCACGGCGATCAGCAACGCCTGCTTGCTCGGGAAGTGCCGGTAGAGCGCGGGGCCGGTCACACCGGCACGCGCGCCGATCATCTCAGTGGTGACCGCATCGAAGGCACGCTCGTTGAACAACTCTCCGGCGACCTTGATCAGCACCTGCCGACGGGTGGCGCGGGGAGACGCGGTACGGGGGGTAGGTGAGCTCGACACACAGAGAGTCTAGTCTAGGTGAGCGGCCGATAACGTGCCATTGCGTGTTCCGCGAGCAGGTCGGCCACCGCGGTCAGACAGGCGAAGCCCAGCTCAGACGACATGCCGCGTGGATCACCGAGCACCCCGCTGGGGGCGACTGCCTTGACACCGTCAGTGAATACGCGGGCCAGCAACGCGTCATCCATGGACCCGGTGAAACCCGCGGCGGCGCGATCGTTCCTCACCGCGTCCGGCCGCACGGCCAGCATGATCGAACTTTCGGCGACGTCGGCATGTCCTCCGACGTGGTCGGCGAGGCCGGCGACGCGTTGAGCAGTATCGCGCCACGCGCGGAGGACCGCTGCCGAGTCCGCGAACGCGATGACATCCAGGTCGGAGGGAAGCCGCGCGGCGAGCTTCGGCTCGATGTCACTGAGCACCGGGTAGTTGCCGATATGCGCCGAGAAGATCAGTACCCGGCGGAAGCCGTGCGCAGCAAGGCTCGCGCAGCAGTCGGCGCAGATCGCCTCGAGCGTCTCGGCCTGCACCGAGAGCGTTCCGGCGAAGCCGAGGTGGTGCGACGAGCAGCCGATCCGCACCGTCGGTAGCACGAGCGCGTCGCCAAGTCGCTCGGCGACAAGAACACCTAGTCGATCGGCGTGATCACTGTCGACCGACATCGGCAGGTGCGCGCCGTGCTGCTCCGTGGCGCCCAGCGGCAAGACCGCCGTACGCATACCGCTCGCGATGGCGCTCGCGATGTCGGGCGAGGTCAAACGCTCAATCCGCAACTCGCTCACGTGTGGTCACTCCTCCTTCTGTGCCCGCTCGGCCAGTACCTCACGGATGCGTCACTACTCGACGGATGGGGAGAGGCCCGCAGTCCAGGCCCGCGCACGTTAATCAGAACTAACACCTGTCGCTCTTTCTGGGGCCTTGACCTGGGCTGAACTACGTCCTACGTTATCGGCGAATAACATTCGACGGAAGGGTCGGTATGGACTTCATCCTCATGACCGAGGGGGACACCCCGGTCGGGCTCACGCATGAGCACCGCTACCGGGAACTGGTCGAGGAGGTACTGCTCGCCGAGCGCGTCGGCTTCGATGCCTTCGGCAGTTCCGAGCAGCACGTCGCCCTCGGGACGGCCTCGGTCTCCGCTCCGGAGGTGCTCTACCCGTACCTGATGGCTCTCACCAGCCGGATCCGCTTCATCCACCTCGTGACACTGCTGCCGACACGGATGAACCACGCACTGCGCGTGGCCGAGCGCGTCGCGACCGAGGACATCCTCTCCAACGGCCGCGTCGAACTCGGCACCGGACGCGGCAACACCACCCTCGCCCTGCGCGCGTTCGAAGTCGACCCGTCCGAGAACAAGTCCCAGTGGCGAGAAGGCGTCGAACTCATCCGCCGCGCCTTCCTGGACGACCCGTTCTCCTACGTGGGCGAGCACTACAAGATCCCGCCCCGCAGCCTGGTCCCCAAGCCCCTCCAAACGCCCTACCCGCCCATCTCAGCCGCCGCCGGCAGCCCCAGCTCCGTCGAAACCGCGGCCACCATGGGCATCGGCGCCATCATGGGCGGCCTCTACCTCGGATACGACCTCGTCGAAAACATGGTGAAGCTCTACGACAAGACACTCGCCGCCACCGACCACCCCCACCCGATCACACCACGCAAGATGGTCGCGATCTCAGGCGGCATGCACTGCGCCGAGACAACAGCACAGGCCCGCACCGAAGCCAAACCCCTCTTCGAGATGGCCAAACTCTCCACCGACGCCTACGAACGGCTCTCCAAGCTCTCACAGGACTACGCCTACATGGGAGCCGTCAAAGACATCGACTTCGACGACGAGGAGTACATGTTCGAGCGCTCCCAAGGCTTCATGGTCGGCGACCCGGACCACTGCATCGAACACGTACAGCGATACGCCGACATGGGCGTCGACGCACTCGTCCTACGCGTCGACAGCCTCCCCCACCACCAGCTCATGCGCTCGATCGAACTCTTCGGCAAATACGTCATCCCCCACTTCAAAAACCCCCGCAACGTCATCCGCCCCGCCGACGACGTACTCGCCGACATCCGAGCCGCACGCCCTGCCCACCAAGAAGCACTCCGCCAGTTCCACTCCCAGCACAACCCCACACACCACAAGGAGACCCGCCGATGACCGACCTCTACAACCACGGCACCGGCGACATCCTCACCGAA is from Streptomyces hygroscopicus and encodes:
- a CDS encoding Creatininase, producing the protein MSELRIERLTSPDIASAIASGMRTAVLPLGATEQHGAHLPMSVDSDHADRLGVLVAERLGDALVLPTVRIGCSSHHLGFAGTLSVQAETLEAICADCCASLAAHGFRRVLIFSAHIGNYPVLSDIEPKLAARLPSDLDVIAFADSAAVLRAWRDTAQRVAGLADHVGGHADVAESSIMLAVRPDAVRNDRAAAGFTGSMDDALLARVFTDGVKAVAPSGVLGDPRGMSSELGFACLTAVADLLAEHAMARYRPLT
- a CDS encoding Luciferase-like, subgroup yields the protein MDFILMTEGDTPVGLTHEHRYRELVEEVLLAERVGFDAFGSSEQHVALGTASVSAPEVLYPYLMALTSRIRFIHLVTLLPTRMNHALRVAERVATEDILSNGRVELGTGRGNTTLALRAFEVDPSENKSQWREGVELIRRAFLDDPFSYVGEHYKIPPRSLVPKPLQTPYPPISAAAGSPSSVETAATMGIGAIMGGLYLGYDLVENMVKLYDKTLAATDHPHPITPRKMVAISGGMHCAETTAQARTEAKPLFEMAKLSTDAYERLSKLSQDYAYMGAVKDIDFDDEEYMFERSQGFMVGDPDHCIEHVQRYADMGVDALVLRVDSLPHHQLMRSIELFGKYVIPHFKNPRNVIRPADDVLADIRAARPAHQEALRQFHSQHNPTHHKETRR